A genomic segment from Candidatus Poribacteria bacterium encodes:
- the rpmI gene encoding 50S ribosomal protein L35, translated as MPKMKTHKGAAKRFKFTSKGKIRRNRAYAGHLFISKSAKQKRRLRQATLVHPSNVKRLKRLIHQ; from the coding sequence ATGCCAAAAATGAAAACGCATAAGGGTGCGGCAAAACGTTTCAAGTTCACATCGAAAGGCAAAATCCGTCGCAATCGCGCATACGCAGGACACCTGTTCATTTCTAAGTCAGCGAAACAGAAACGCAGATTGCGGCAGGCAACTCTTGTCCATCCGAGCAACGTGAAACGCTTGAAACGCCTCATTCATCAATAG